A region of the Sarcophilus harrisii chromosome 3, mSarHar1.11, whole genome shotgun sequence genome:
CTCTGGAGCTGAGGGTTATACATGGGCAGGTATTTGCGGAAACATTTGGCCATCTTGTTATCACACTCGCACATCATTTTCTCGCATCGGTCCCGAGTCTTCACTGTGGAGTTGGGAAACAGGGGAGAGAGCAAGGGGTCAGCCAGGGCCCTTTCCCCTCCTGGCTTTTGTTGGGGTTATGTGGCCACCCCCTCAGCATATATTCTCACCCCCTCCCTACTCCCCACCCTCTTTATGGAAAATAAACTGGATAGAGGGCAGGGTCTGGTTCAGCACGGCATACCCTGGTATACCAAGAGATGGGCCATTGAGAAGGTCACTGAGGGCCCCCCTCCGCCCCCTGCGCATCTCCAGCTGCATCTCCACCTCCCTTCCTAGCCTCACCCCGACATTAAACTCTAGAACTCACCGCACTTCACCTTGGTCCCCAGGTTAAGGTATCTGTAGGTGTGGGAGCCAGGGGTGCAGCCAAACACCTGGGCTTTATTGTAACAACAGTCATGGCTGTGGCAGCACCtgcagcggggggggggggggcacaccTGGTCAGCAGTTCAGTTGAAAATGATCTTGGGATCTCAGTGGATTGCACATTCAGTATGAGTCCCCAGTGGGATTATGGGAACCAAAATAAACTAATGAAACTGCATAGAATGCACTGAGAACCAGCGTGCTGGGGAGTCTTGTGTTCAGTCCTAGGGTCTAAATCATCAGCAAGGTCGGGGCTAAAGGGTGTTGGCCCGTGGAGAAAACTTGGGGAACTGGagtatttagcctggagaagaccCAAAGACCTGGTCATCGTTTCCAAGTACTCAGGGGCAGCGGAAGAGCAGTCGGACCAAATTTGGCCCAAGCAGACTGAACGAGGGGTAGTGGGTAGGGGGTACAGAAGGGCTGATTGTCCTGATTAGCATTAGAGCCACCCCGAAGTAGGAGAGCCCTTTCAGGGATGGGGGCTCCTTCTGGAAGTCTCCAACAGGGGCTGATCGGTCACTTGGGAACAGAATAGAGAGCATTTCTGGGCTGTGGTCTCTGAGGAGTTGGTTTCTGGGAAGGAGCCCTTCGTCCCTCAGGGTCTTCTCCCTCGGGATCCCCCAGAACAGACGACATCCCCTCATCACTCATTGTGCTCCTGCCTCTAAGGGCAGATGGGATGCAGAGCATCCTGG
Encoded here:
- the LOC100931036 gene encoding phospholipase A2 homolog otoconin-22-like, whose protein sequence is MAPTLLRLLALALALCQGSCTEAQLDELIRLHTFTHGLANFSSYGCHCGPGTQGAPMDKIDKCCHSHDCCYNKAQVFGCTPGSHTYRYLNLGTKVKCGYAVLNQTLPSIQFIFHKEVKTRDRCEKMMCECDNKMAKCFRKYLPMYNPQLQSLPEAPCYGIRPFC